A single genomic interval of Arachis duranensis cultivar V14167 chromosome 7, aradu.V14167.gnm2.J7QH, whole genome shotgun sequence harbors:
- the LOC107457770 gene encoding deoxyhypusine hydroxylase — translation MMASSNDAVFTSSKDTEKFLCNLLLDSTQPISDRFRALFSLRNLKGPAPRDALVLATRDSSNLLAHEAAFALGQMQETEAIPALAAVLNDLSLHPIVRHEAAEALGAIGSYGNIPLLKSSLDLDPAQEVRETCELALERIRHVKDAGNSDDSSTTDISPFKSVDPAAPTCSCTSVQQLRETLLDEEKGMYERYAALFALRNDGGEEAVAAIIDSLCSKSVLLRHEVAYVLGQLQDKAASAALSNILKDVNEHPMVRHEAAEALGSIADDQSVALLEEFTTDPEPLVSQSCQVALSMLEYERSGKSFEFLFIRTPTVH, via the exons ATGATGGCTTCCTCCAACGACGCCGTTTTCACTTCGTCAAAGGACACCGAAAAGTTCCTCTGTAACTTGTTGCTGGATTCCACACAACCCATCTCTGACCGCTTCAGAGCCCTCTTCTCACTTCGCAACCTCAAAGGCCCCGCCCCTCGCGATGCCCTCGTTCTTG CCACGAGAGATTCATCAAATTTGTTGGCACATGAAGCTGCATTTGCGTTGGGTCAAATGCAGGAAACCGAAGCCATTCCAGCTTTGGCAGCAGTTCTAAATGACCTTTCTTTGCATCCAATTGTTCGCCATGAG GCAGCTGAAGCACTTGGTGCTATTGGTTCATACGGTAACATTCCCCTGCTGAAGAGTAGTTTGGATTTAGATCCGGCTCAGGAGGTCCGCGAAACTTGTGAGTTGGCTCTTGAACGTATTCGACATGTAAAAGATGCTGGAAATAGTGATGATTCATCTACAACTGATATTTCACCTTTTAAGTCGGTTGATCCAGCTGCACCGACATGCTCTTGTACCTCGGTACAACAACTGAG GGAAACACTTCTGGATGAAGAAAAAGGGATGTATGAGAGATATGCAGCTCTTTTTGCACTTAGAAATGATGGTGGAGAGGAAGCTGTTGCTGCTATTATCGATTCATTGTGTTCAAAAAGCGTTCTTCTACGTCATGAG GTTGCGTATGTTCTGGGTCAGTTGCAAGACAAAGCTGCTTCAGCTGCTCTATCTAACATACTTAAAGATGTGAATGAGCACCCAATGGTTAGACATGAAGCTGCCGAAGCTCTTGGATCAATTGCAG ATGACCAAAGTGTAGCCCTTCTTGAGGAGTTTACAACAGATCCGGAGCCTCTTGTCTCTCAAAGCTGTCAAGTTGCACTAAGCATGCTAGAATATGAGCGATCAGGAAAATCATTTGAG TTCCTCTTCATTCGAACTCCAACTGTGCATTGA